The DNA region CGGACACACCGGAACGAGGACGGCCAGCCGCAGCGCTCGCACGGCATCCTGATGGACATCACGGAGATCCGCGACGGCGGCGACCGCTACGTGGTCGGCAGGCCCATGGCGGGCGGAGACCCGCTGGAGCGGGCGGCCGACCTCGCCATCGCGCTCAAGGAGACGCTCACCGACGACATGCCCGCGGAGGTGCGGGCCGCCGCCGAACTGATGCTGCTGGGTCTGGGCCGCGCCCTGGCCCGCCGGATGACGCACTGAGACGCTTCTTCGGACAGTCCAGATCCGACGCGCCGGAGACGGGTTCTCGGCGGCCGCGGATCGCCCGCGCAGGCTCGAACCCGCCGCGCCTCGGCGGTCCGCACCGGAGAAATCGGGACGCGCGCGGGCGCACGTGGCATAAGGAAGCCGTTAAGACTTCGTGCAGGCTCATCGAAACGCCTGGATGGCGGCAACCGTCAGTCGAACCACCCGACGACGGGGCGGAATGCATTTTAATCCCGGCCCAGATGGACAAAAATACATCCGCCGGACACGGAAAAGCGGCCCCGGAACCGTGGCCGGGGACTTGTGTCGCGGCGGCGGGCGCAACATATTCCTGACCGAGGCGCCAGCCTGGCGCCAGAGGTCCTGCGTGGGCCTCGCCCGAACACCACGCTGAGAGAGCCTCCGCAAGGAAACTCCCATGGCATTCGAGAACAGCCCCTTCCGGTACGGCGCCCAGCAGCCGACCGGCTACGCCGGCACCCAGGTCGAGGTCGACCAGGGCCTGCGCACCTTCATGCTCGGCGTCTACAACAACATGGTCGTCGGGCTCGGCATCTCGGGTCTCGTCGCGCTCGGCCTGAACATGGCCTCCGTGGCGGCCTACCAGGGCACACGCCCGATCCTGACCCCGTTCGGTCAGACCCTCTACCTCAGCCCGCTGAAGTGGGTCCTGATGCTCGCCCCGCTGGCGTTCATCTTCGTCTTCTCCATGCGGATGGACCGGATGTCGGCCTCCTCCGCGCGGACGATGTTCTGGGCCTTCGCGGCGGTGATGGGCGCGTCGATGTCCTCGCTCCTCCTGGTGTTCACCGGGGGCAGCGTGGTGCAGGTGTTCTTCATCACGGCCGCGGCCTTCGGCTCGCTCAGCCTCTGGGGCTACACCACCCGGCGCAGCCTATCCGGCATGGGCTCGTTCCTGATGATGGGCCTGATCGGCATCATCCTCGCGTCGCTGGTGAACATCTTCTTCGCCTCGTCGGCCCTCCAGTTCGCCATCTCGGTGCTGGGCGTGCTGATCTTCGCGGGGCTGACCGCCTACGACACCCAGAAGCTCAAGGAGATGTATCTCTACGGCGGCTTCGACGGAGAGATGGCGGCCAAGATGTCGGTGAACGGCGCCCTGACGCTCTATCTCGACTTCATCAACATGTTCCAGTTCCTGCTGAGCCTGATCGGCGACCGCCGCTGAGCCAGCCCGAACGGCGAGACGAGGAAGCCCCGGCGGGAGACCGCCGGGGCTTCTTTTTGCCTCGCCGGCGGGCGCGGATGCGCTAAGCTCGGGCCATGCCCGCGATCTCCGGCCTCTCCGCCTTCCCGATCACGCCGAGCGACGCCGACGGCCGCGTCGACGCCGACGCGCTGCGCCGGCTGCTGGAGCCCCTGGCGACCGCCGGGGTCGATTCGATCGGCCTGCTCGGCAGCACCGGGACCTACGCGTATCTGAGCCGGGAGGAGCGGCGTCGGGCGGTGGCGATCGCCGCCGAGACCGTGGGCGGGCGGGTGCCGCTCCTCGTCGGGATCGGCGCCCTGCGCACCGACGAGGCCGTCCGCCTCGCGCAGGACGCGCGGGCGGCCGGCGCGGATGCCGGGCTCCTCGCCCCCGTCTCCTACACGCCGCTCACCGAGGCCGAGGTCGAGGCGCATTTCGCCGCCGTGGCGGAGGCGAGCGGGCTGCCCCTCGTCCTCTACGACAACCCCGCGACCACGCATTTCCGCTTCACGCCGGCGCTGATCGGCCGGATCGCCCGCCGTCCCGGGATCGTGGCCGCCAAGTGCGCGGCGCCGGAGCCGGCGCAGGCCGCATCCGGCGTCGCGACCCTGCGGGGGGCCGTCCCGGCGGGCTTTCCCGTCGGCTTCAGCGGCGACTGGAACGTGACCGAGGCGCTGATCGCCGGCGGCGCGGCGTGGTTCAGCGTGGCGGGCGGCCTGTTCCCCCGGGCCTGCCTGGCGATCGTCCGGGCCGCGGCGGCGGGCGAGACGGAGCGGGCCCGCGCCCTCAACGCGGAACTGGAGCCCCTCTGGACGCTGTTCCGAACGCATTCCAGCCTGCGGGTGGTCTACGCCCTGGCCGATCTCATGGGCCTGTGCCGCGCCGAGCCGCCGCGGCCGATCCGGCCCCTGGCACCGGAGGTGGTGGCCGAGATCGCCGCGACATTCCGGCGCCTGCGCCTGTCCTGAGCGACCGCGTCGCGCCGGTCGTTCCGGGGCCGCCCGGGATGACGGCGTGGAGCGTCGCCCGGCGGCCGCCTCTCGCCGCGGTCAGACCGCCGTCGGCGCGGGCTCCAGCACGGCGATCACCCGGGCGAGCTCGGTGCCGCGCTTCAGGATCTGGCCGCTCGCGGCGACGACCGCGTAGGCCCCCTGGCGACGGGCGAGCCTGGGATCCTTCTCGATCCGGTAGAGCGGCATCTCGGAGGAGCGCCGGTAGATCGAGAACACCGCCTTGTCGCGGCGGAAATCGAGGGCGTAGTCGCGCCACTCCCCCGCGGCGACCTGCCGGCCGTAGAGGTTGAAGATCGTGCGGAGCTCGTCCCGGTTGAAGGCGATCTGCGGAGGGGCCGCGCGCGCGGGGAAGGGAATGACATGGCCCGCCGCCTCGTCGGGCCTCGACCCGGCGCTCGTCCTCTCGGTCATCACGGCTCCCGTGCATCGATGCTTTGCCGGATGATGGGCCTCGCCGTTGCGGCCCGCAAGGGTCGCGATCGCCGTGTCCCGCGAGACACGCCCAAGCGACAAAAAACACGGTTTGGCCCGATTCACGCCTTTTGCGGGCCTCGTTGCAGCACGACAACAGGCGCCGAACCTCGCCGGGTTGTGCCCGGTCGGCGACCGACACCCAGCTCCCCAGCCATCGGTCGCCGCTCGGGATCCCAGGATCCGGCACTCCGAGGTTTCGAGACCCAAGACTTCAGGCCGCCCCTCGGGCGGCCTTTTTTCTGTTTCCCGTTGGGCCGGGGTTGCGGCTATGCCAGCCGCACCATGGGCCCGCCCGCCTTCGACGCCGCCTTCCTGCACGACCTCGACGCGCTGTTCGCGTGGCGCCGCGACGTGCGCCGCTTCCGGCCGGATCCGGTCGACGAGGCCGCCCTGCGCGCCTGCCTCGCGGCGGCCCACCGGGCCCCCTCGGTCGGCAACAGCCGGCCCTGGCGCTTCGTGCGCGTCGCGGATCCGGGACGGCGCCGCGCGGTCGCGGAGAATTTCGCCGGCTGCAACGCCGCCGCGGCCGCGGGCTACGCGGCGGACCGGGCTGCCCAGTATCGCGGGCTGAAGCTCGCCGGCCTGCGGGAGGCGCCGGTGCATCTGGCGGCGTTCTGCGACGCGGCCACCGAGACCGGCCTCGGCCTCGGCCGGGCCAGCATGCCGGAGACCCTGGCCTACTCGGTGGTGGGGGCGGTGCAGTGCTTCTGGCTCGCCGCCCGGGCCCGCGGTCTCGGCGTCGGCTGGGTCTCGATCCTGGAGCCGGAGGCGGTCACGGCGATCCTGGCCGTGCCGGAGACGTGGCGGCTCGTGGCCTATCTCTGCGTCGGATACCCGGTGGAGGCGCACCTCGACCCGGAGCTGGAGCGCCACGGCTGGCAGCCGGAGGACCGGCGCGGCAGCGAGCTCTACGAGCGCTGAGACGCGCGCTCCGGGACCCGCGGAGCGGTGGCCGGCCGCAGGGCAACGGCCCGTACACCCTGGATCGTGGTTGCTCTTTTACCGTGCCCGGCGGATCCGCGGAATGACGCCGCATCAACCATAGCTTTTCTTGGAACGGTAAGCTCGGCCGGAGATTACTTGCCCGCGTCAAGTCTAGCTTTGCGAGGATCGCGGTGATGTCGGGTCGGGTAGCGGCTCTATTCGGTTTGGCCGGCGCGATGCTGGCCGGTTGTTTCCAGACGGCGCAGGCGCGCGAGGTCGTCCCCTTCGCGAACGGCGTCGCGCCGGGCTCGGTGGTGATCAGCGTGTCGCAGCGCAAGCTCTATCTGGTGAACGGCGACGGCACGGCGATCCGCTATCCCGTGGCGGTGGGCCGTCCCGGCAAGCAGTGGTTCGGCATCAAGCCGATCGACGGCAAGTACGTCGCCCCCGCCTGGTCGCCCCCCGCGGAGGTGAAGCGCGACAACCCGCGCCTGCCGAACCTCATCGCGGGCGGCTCGCCGCACAACCCCATGGGGTCGGCGGCGATGACGCTGGCGGGCGGCGAGTACGCGATCCACGGCACCAACCGGCCGAACTCGGTGGGCACCTACGCGTCCTACGGCTGCATCCGGATGTACAACCAGGACGTGGTCGACCTCTATGCGCGGGTCGATGTCGGCACGCAGGTCTACATGACCCACTGAGGCCCGGCGCGTCTCACCCGGCCGGCGGGGCGGTCGCCTCGACGGCCGTGAAGGTCTCCAGGATCCGGTAGGTGTGCGACGCGCCGGCCGGCACGCAGTAGGAATCGCCCGGCGCGAGCGCCACGGTCTCGCCCTCCAGCACGAGCTCGGCCCGGCCGCTGACGACGTAGCCGACCGTCTCGTGCGCCGAGGTGGTCATCGGCTTGTCGGCGTTGGGCTCCTCGGCCCGCCACATCCGCATGCCGAGGCGCTCGCCGCGGGCGAGGGGGATCTCGCCGTGCGGGCCCGCGGCCGCGCTCCGGGCCGATACTGTCGTCGCCATCGTCGCCTCCCTCAGGTGAACCTGCCCAACGGGGCCCGGCGCCCGACGTTCCGCGCCCGACAGCGCGACACGTTCGGCAAGCCCCGCGCCGGCGCGCCGCTTGACGGCCCGCGCCGCGCCCCGACAGGATGACGCACCGGTCCGAGAGGCGCCCGACAGAGGCGCGGACCGGCACGGCGTCCGCGACCCCGCCTGGGTCCGGCGCGTCGGCGGACGACCCGGATCGGGAGGGACGCGCCATGCAGATCAAGGCGGCGATCGACAGGATTCCCGGCGGCCTGATGCTGGTGCCGCTCCTGCTCGGGGCCCTGTGCAAGACCTTCGCGCCGGGCGCCCCGGCCTATTTCAAGGGCTTCACGCAGGGGATCATGACCGGCGTGATCCCGATCCTGGCGGTCTGGTTCTTCTGCATGGGCGCCTCGGTCAGCCTGAGGGCGACCGGCACCGTGCTGCGCAAGTCCGGCACGCTGGTGGCGACCAAGCTCGTCGCCGCCTGGGCGATCGTGCTGGTGGCCGGACTGTTCATCCCGCCCGAGGGGATCCAGACCGGCTTCTTCGCCGGGCTGTCGATCCTGGCGATCGTCTGCGCCATGGATATGACCAATGGCGGCCTCTACGCCTCGCTGATGCAGACCTACGGCAGCCGCGAGGAGGCCGGCGCCTTCATCCTGACCTCGATCGAGTCCGGCCCGCTGATGAGCATGATCATCCTCGGGGCCTCCGGGGCGGCGCATTTCGAGCCGCAGATCTTCGTGGGCGCGGTGCTGCCCTTCCTCGTCGGCTTCGCCCTCGGCAACCTCGACCCGAAGCTCCGGGCCCTGTTCGCCCCGGGCGGGCAGCTGATGATCCCGTTCTTCGCCTTCGCGCTGGGGAACACGGTCGACCTCAACAACCTGCTCTCGCCGCTGGCGGGGCTCGGCATCGTGCTGGCGCTGGCGGTGATCGTCCTGACCGGCATCCCGCTGATCCTGGCCGACCGGGCGATCGGGGGCGGGACCGGCACGGCGGGGCTGGCGGCCTCGTCGACGGCCGGGGCCGCCGCCGCCAACCCGCTGGCGATCGCCGCCGTCGCCCCGCAATTCGCCTCGTCGGCGCAGACCGCCACCGTGCTGGTGACGATCTGCATCATCGTCACCTCGATCCTCGTGCCGATCCTGACCGGACTCTGGTACCGGCGATTCGGGGCGGGCGTCGCGGAGGCCCGGGCCGACGCCGAGGCCGGCGCGCCGCTGGCGGTCCCGGCCGAGTAGGCGCCCCGCGGCGGGTCCCTCAGAAGTCGACCGCGAGGCCCTTCACCTCCCAGTCGTCGTAGCGGACCGGCTCCAGGCCGCCGCGCCCCTGGCGCTCGGGCTTGGCGCCGATCTCGGCGGCCCGGGCGTCGATCGCCGCGCGACGCTCGGCGGCCTCGGCGAGGGCGCGCTGGGCCGCCGGGCTGAGGATGCGGGGCGGGGCGGCGCCGTCTCCGGCCTCCTCGGCCGGGTCCTGTCGGTGCGGGTCCTGTCGGTGCAGGTCTCGTGCGGTCGGCTCTTGCATCGCGCTCGCTCGGGTGTGAGGGCGTGGGTCCGGAAACGTCGGATCTGGAGCAGAAGTGGCATCGCGGGACACAGGCCGCAACACGCGGAACGCAGCGGCACCGGGCGGGACCGGTCCGGACATCGCGGGACTGGGCGCGCGCCGCGCGGCGATGCAGGCGGTCGCGGCCCTGATCGGCCAGGAGCGCGCCCCCGCCCTCGACGACGCCCTCGCCCAGGCGATCCGCGCCGAGGCGCTGGCGCCGGCGGATGCCGGGCTGGCGCGGGCGATCGCGGTGGCGACCTTCCGCCGCTACGGGCTGATCCGCGCCGCCCTGGCCGCGCGGCTCGAGCGCGGGCTCCCCGCGGCCAAGCCGCAGCTCACGGCCCTGCTGGCCACCGCGACCGCCCAGCTCCTCGACCTCGCGGTCCCCGACCACGCCGCCGTCGACCTCGCCGTGCGGCTCGCCAAGGCGGACACCCGCACGGCCCATCTCGCCGGGCTCGTCAACGCGGTGCTGCGCCGGATCGCCCGCGAGCGCGACGCGATCCTGGCCGCGGACGCCGACGCCCTGGCGGTCAACACGCCGGACTGGCTCGCCCGCCGCTGGGTCGCGGCCTACGGGCCGGAGCGCGCGGCCGCGATCGCCCGCGCCCATCTGGCCGGGGCCGCCATCGACCTGACCCCGCGGGGCGACGCCGCCGAGTGGGCCGCGCGGCTCGGCGCCGTAACCCTGCCGACCGGCTCCCTGCGCCTGCCCGAGAACGGCCCGGCCATCCCCGAGCTGCCGGGCTTCCAGGAGGGCGCGTGGTGGGTCCAGGACGCGGCCGCGGCGCTGCCGGCCCGCCTCCTGGCGCCGCGGGACGGCACCCGGGTCCTCGACCTCTGCGCGGCGCCCGGCGGCAAGACCCTGCAGCTCGCCGCCGCCGGCGCCCGGGTCACCGCCGTCGACCGGTCCGCCCCGCGGCTGGAACGCCTGCGGGAGAACGTCGCGCGGCTCGGCTTCGCCGTCGACGTCGTGGTCGCCGACGCCCTCGCCCTGGAGCCGCAGGACCACGACGCGGTGCTGCTCGACGCGCCGTGCTCGGCCACCGGGACGATCCGGCGCCATCCCGACGTCGCCTGGACCAAGGCCGAGGCGGATATCGGGCGGCTCGCCGCGCTCCAGGCCAAGCTCCTCGACCACGCGGCCGGGCTGGTGCGGCCGGGCGGCCTCCTCGTCTACTGCACCTGCTCGCTGGAGCCGGAGGAGGGCGAGGCGCAGGTGGCGGCCTTCCTGGCCCGCGATCCCCGCTACGCGCGGGTGCCTGTCCGGCCCGAGGAAGTCGGAGGCGCCGCGGCGCTGATCGACGACCGCGGCGACCTGCGCACGCTGCCGTGCCACCTGCCGGAGCTGGAGGGCGCCCGCGGCGGCCTCGACGGCTTCTACGCGAGCCGCCTCCGGCGGGCGGACTGACCGGGCGCGCGGGCCGGGTTTTTCGGGAGGCGGGCCGGCGGTCCGCCTCCGCCCCGTCGTTCCGGGTCGCGCACCCGAGCCCGGAACCCAGACCCGCGCCGTGCCCCCTCTCCCGTGCGGGAGAGGGCTGGGGTGAGGGACCGGACGCTTCCGGATCGCACGCCATCACGGTTCGGCCAGGGCGCGCCACGTCCGGACAGGCCTGATCCCTCACCCTGTTCCTCTCCCGCACGGGAGAGGGGACCCGCGCCTGACTCGCGCGTGTCGGGCCGTCCCACGGCGCTCCGACCTTGACAATGTTCCTATTCTGTGCTTCCTGACCGCACCTGTCCGCGGCGTCCCGGGAGCGATCCCGGGGCGTCCTTCGGGGGCCCGCCCGGTGGCTGACCGTGCGGGTCCGGGGACGGGGCGGCGCCCGCGTCGGTGGCTCTCAGCCGCCATCGCCCCGGGCGGCGGACCGGTGCGGGGCGTGCCTCGGACGCGGGCGTGAGACCGGGCGGCACTGTGCCCGGCGGGGTGAGGAAATGCCCCCGCGCCGACCCGCGTCTGGGCCGAGCCTGAGCGACCTGCGGACCCGCCCACTACGAGGCGGGGGACGGCTGGAAGGCCACGGCGCCGATGCGGGTTCCGGAGGTGCGGGCACGGCGTGCGCGCACCTCGCCCGAGACCGCTGACGGGGAGTCGCAGGACCGGGACGTCGGAGACGCCGCGACGAGAAAGACGGCACCGGCCGGGGCAGGCGCCCGGCCGATGCCGCGGGGCGCCGCGGGGATCGGATCCCGCGCGTACCTGGCCGACACCTGGGTTCCCGCGGCGTCCCGCGTCCCTCGTGCTCGCGTCCCTGGCCATGCCCCCGGCGCCACGAGCGCGCGGGGACGATGACGCGTGTCCGGCCGCCATCGCACCCGAATCGGGTCCGACGGACCGGCACCCGACGGGGGTGGGCGCGGCGGCCCGCGGCGGCCCGCGACCCCTGGAAAGTTGACGGCGGCCCGGCGGACTGCCATCCGCCCGTCCGACACGCCCGCCCGTAGTACCCGCCCGCGCCCCTCTCGAGCCCATAGAACCCATGACCGACCTGATCGAGACGATCCGCCGGACGCTCGTGCCGATCCACAAGGAGGGCTACCCCTTCATCCTGATCGGCATCGTGCTGACGGTGCTGGCGGGCTACTTCTCCCAGTTCTTCGGCTGGATCTTCCTGATCCTGACCCTCTGGGTCTGCTACTTCTTCCGCGATCCAGAGCGCGTCACGCCGGTGGCCGACGGGCTCGTGATCTCGCCCGCCGACGGGCGCGTGAACCTCATCGCCACCGTCCTGCCGCCGCCCGAGCTCGACCTGCCGCAGGTGCCGACCCTGCGCGTCTCGGTGTTCATGAACGTGTTCGACTGCCACGTGAACCGGGTGCCGGTGGCGGGCCGGATCGGCCAGATCCACTACACCCCGGGCCTGTTCCTCAACGCCGAGCTCGACAAGGCCAGCGACGACAACGAGCGCAACGGCATGGTCATCGAGACGACCCATGCCGGCCAGCCGAAGCGGGTCGGCGTGGTGCAGATCGCCGGCCTCGTGGCCCGGCGCATCGTCGGCTTCGTCGCGGCGGGCGACGTGCTCGGCGTCGGCGAGCGGTTCGGCCTGATCCGCTTCGGCTCGCGGGTGGACGTGTACCTTCCGGCCGGCTCGACCGTGCTGGTCGGCCTCGGCCAGAAGGCGGTGGCCGGCGAGACGGTGCTGGCCGATCTCGGCGGCGGCCCGGAGCGGCTGTTCAAGCGGATCTGAGGCGGCCATGGACGATCTCTTCCCGCCCTTCGCGCCCGACCCGAACGAGCCGCGGCCGCGCCGGTTCAAGCCGGTGCCGTTCCGGATGATCGCGCCCAACATGATCACCCTGATGGCGCTCTGCCTCGGGCTGACGGCGATCCGGCTCGCCTTCGAGGGCAAGTTCGAGCCCGCCGTCATCGCCGTGGTGGTGGCCGGCGTGCTCGACGGCATCGACGGGCGGGTGGCGCGGCTGCTCAAGGGCACGTCGCGCTTCGGCGCGGAGCTCGACTCGCTCGCCGACTTCGTGAATTTCGGCTGCGCCCCGGCCCTGATCCTCTACGGCTTCGTGCTGTTCCACCTGAAGTCGGTGGGCTGGATCGTGGCGCTGATCTTCGCCATCGCCATGGCGCTCCGCCTCGCCCGCTTCAACGCGATGCTGGACGACCCGAACCGGCCGGAATGGAAGAAGGACTTCTTCGTCGGCATGCCGGCCCCCGCGGGGGCGCTCACCGCGATGCTGCCGCTCTACCTGCACTTCCTGGGCTTCGGCATCGAGACCTGGGCGGCTCCGGCGGTCCTGATCTACGTGCTGTGCATCGCCCTGCTGGTGGTCTCCACGGTCCCGACCTACTCGGGCAAGACCATGGGCAAGCGGGTCCCGCGCAGCCTCGTCCTGCCGATCTTCCTGTTCGGCGTCGCGGCCTTCGGCATCCTGATCAGCTACCCGTTCGAGGCGCTGGTGGCGGTGAGCGGCGGCTACCTGCTGACCATCCCGGTGGTCGCCGCCCAGTACCGCCGGCGGCTCAAGGCGGAGCTGGCGGCCCCGCCCGGGGAGCGGTCCGCGGCCGGTGCGGACGCGCAGCCCGAGAGCGCCGGGGCGGCGCGACCCGCGGCTGTCAGGCCGGACTAGGCGCTGGCCGTCGCGGAATTCTCCCCTACCTTGGCGGCGTTCGGCGAGGGGGGTTCGGCGATGCTCGAGGAATTCAAGAAGTTCGCGCTGCGCGGGAACGTGGTCGATCTCGCGGTCGGCGTGATCATCGGCGCGGCCTTCGGGGCCATCGTCAACTCGGCGGTCCAGGACCTGTTCATGCCGGTGATCGGCGCGATCACCGGCGGGCTCGACTTCTCGAACTACTACATCCCGCTGTCGTCGAAGGTGCAGGCCGGCCTGCCCTACGTGGACGCGAAGAAGCAGGGCGCCGTCATCGGCTACGGCCAGTTCCTGACCCTGACGCTGAACTTCGTGATCGTCGCCTTCGTGCTGTTCCTGGTCATACGGGCGATGAACCGCCTCCAGCACGCGGAGACCAGGAAGCCCGACGAGGTGCCGGCCGACGTGAAGCTGCTCTCCGAGATCCGCGATATCCTGGCGACGAAGCCGCGCGTCTGACGGCTCAGCCCGCGCGGGTGTCGTCGTCCGGCGGCTTCACCCCGAAGGCGTCGAGGATCTGGTCGAGGGCCTGACCGACGGCGCCGGTGCCCTCCTCGTGCGTCTTGAGGCGGGTCTCGAGCCGGCGGATCTGGGGCTCGAACGCGTCCGGGACCGGGTCGTCGCCGAGGAAGCGCGGCTTGTCGGGCCCGACCGGCAGGACGCTGCGCAGCTGCTGGCCGAGATGGTCGCGCACCGGCTCGGGGAGCGTGGATTTCGGATCGGCGGAATTGTCGCTCATGATCGCCTCACGGGTCGAACCGTCTCTCAACGGCCGGACGGATGAAGCGTTGCGCCGGCGGCCGCGGCTATGGGGGTGGCCCCCGGAGCGGGCTCCGGGGGCGCGGGGACCGGCGCTGGGCCGGCCCCGTTCTCGAATCCGAGGCTCAGTCGATGACCTCGACGATGCGGTGACCGCGGTCGACCAGCACCGGGCGGTCGTTCACCACGGTATAGCGGTAACCCGGCTGCACGCGGTACTCGCTCGGGACGTCGTAGTAGGTCACGCCGGAGGCCGGCAGGGTAGAGCCGACGGCGACGCGGCCGTCGTAGTCGTAGGAGCGGACGTTGCGCTCGCGGACGTAGCTGCGGAAGCGCGGGGCCATATCGACGCCGAGGATGCCGCCCACCGTGCCGGTGGCCGCGCCGACCGCGCCGCCGACGATCCCGCCGATCGGGCCGGCCGCATCGGCACCCGCGGCCGCGCCGCGCTCGGCGCCCGGGATGGTGCCCTGGGCCTGGGCCGCCAGCGGCAGCGAGAGGGCGAGGGCCGCGGCGGCGATGAGGGTCTTGAAGGTCATGCGTTGCGTCTCCGTTCCGTGGTGTTTCGCCGCGCGGGCGCAGCGAAGCTCGGGCCGGTAACGCCCGATCCCCGGAATCGGATGCATCTTTTTTGTGGACGTCCGGCCCGGGGCGGGCCGGGGGCCTACGCGTCCTTCGGCATCGCCGACTGGATGAACCGGTCGGAGCCGAGATCCTCCTCGTCGTAGCCCAGGAGCTCCGCGAGGCGGCCGCGGGCGCGGCTGACGCGGCTCTTCACGGTGCCGACCTTGCAGCCCATGATCGCCGCGGCCTCCTCGTAGGAGACGCCCTCGGCGCCGACCAGTACCAGCGCCTCGCGCTGGTCCGGCGGCAGCTTGGCCAGCGCCGATTGCAGGTCCTCGACGTCGAGCCGGTCGCCCTGGTGCGGGGCGGTGGCGAGCCGGGCCGCGTAGGACCCGTCCTGATCCTCCACCTCGCGGACCCGCTTGCGGTGGTCCGAGTAGAAGATGTTGCGCAGGATCGTGAACAGCCACGCGTTCAGGTTCGTCCCCGGCTGGAACCGGGCGCGGTGCTGCCAGCCCTTGAGCAGGGTGTCCTGCACGAGGTCGTCCGAGCGGGCCGGGTTCGAGGTCAGCGACAGCGCGAAGGCGCGCAGGGACGGCACGGCCGCGAGCAGGCCGTTGCGGAATTCCGGCTCGATCGCCTCGCCCCGGGCGCGCAGAGCCGCCTCGAGCTTCTCGATCAGCTCGGCGAAGCGGGACGGCAGCGTCTCCTCGCCGATCCGCTCGTAGACCGTGCGCAGATGCTCACCGAGATGCGTGCGGATACCGGGCGCCAGGTTCGGGCGGCCATCCCGAGTCCCGTCCTCCTGGGACAGGACGGTGTCGGTGTCGTCGCGGGTCATGCGTATCGCGCTCGTCAACTCATCGTGGCTCGACCTGTGGTCCGGAGCGGGTCGAGGCGGAGCGCTTGCCGGCTCGACCCGGTGCGGAAGTCCGGCCGATGCGCTCCTGTTACCGGAGTTCTAGCGCATCGGGCGCGGGCATGCACCCTCAGGCAAAACACACTTAAGCTAAGTTGGCCGGTCGCAACAGCCGGATCGCCCCGTCGCGCAGGGTCAGGACGTCGCCGCGGGCGAGATCGGTCCAGCACTCGTCCCGGGTCAGCGCCTGGGTGGCGATGACCGTCACCACGTCGTGCTCGGTGGTCTCCTGGGCGAAATCCACCTGCCAGTCCTCGTCGATCAGAGTGGCCTTCCCGAAGGGGGCGCGGCGGGTGAGATAGCAGAGGCGCTTGCCGCAATGGGCGTAGAGCGTGCGGCTGTCGGTGAGCAGCATGTTGAACACGCCGAGCGCGTGCAGCTCGCCCGCGAGGTCGGCCACCGCCCGGTCGAGGGTCTCGGGGCGCGGCAGCGCGCGGAACCGGGCCTGGAGCCGGCCGAGCATCCAGCAGAAGGCGTGCTCGCTGTCGGTGGAGCCGATCGGCATGAAGCCGCCCAGCGGCAGCCGCTTCACGCCCTTGAGCTGGCCGTTATGCGCGAAGGTCCAGCGGCGGCCCCACAATTCCCGGGAGAACGGGTGGGTGTTCTCCAGGCTGACCCGGCCGCGATTGGCCTTGCGGACATGGGCGACCACGATTCGGCTCTTGATCGACATGTCGCGCAGGAGCCGGGCGAGCTGCGAGCGGGCGCTCGGCTCCGGCTCGTGGAAGCTGCGGCAGGTGCGCCCGTCGTAGAAGCTGATGCCCCAGCCGTCGGCGTGCGGCCCGGTCTCGCCGCCGCGCCGGGCGAGGCCCGCGAAGGAGAAGCGGATGTCGGTCGGCACGTTGGCGCTCATGCCGAGCAGTTCGCACATCGTCTTGCAGCCGGGCCATGCGGGGAAGCGGCGACGTTTAGGAGCGTTCGGCCGCCCCGACAACGGCTTTCGCGCAAGTCAGCGGGCGAGATAGTCGGTCAGCGTCATGCCGACCATGATGGCGACCCAGAAGAAGCCGAGCCCCGAGAACAGCCGGATCAGCGGCGGCTCGTGGATCACCTCCATGGAGACGAGGAGGATCAGCGCCACCATCACGGCGACCACGGCGAGCTCGACGATCCAGACCTGCGCGAAGGGGAGGGTGGCGCCGAGGGTGACG from Methylobacterium sp. NMS14P includes:
- a CDS encoding oxidase, whose translation is MRNPLAILSADDRALLRKRLRTPVLTFLALLALLGVNVTLGATLPFAQVWIVELAVVAVMVALILLVSMEVIHEPPLIRLFSGLGFFWVAIMVGMTLTDYLAR
- a CDS encoding class II glutamine amidotransferase — translated: MCELLGMSANVPTDIRFSFAGLARRGGETGPHADGWGISFYDGRTCRSFHEPEPSARSQLARLLRDMSIKSRIVVAHVRKANRGRVSLENTHPFSRELWGRRWTFAHNGQLKGVKRLPLGGFMPIGSTDSEHAFCWMLGRLQARFRALPRPETLDRAVADLAGELHALGVFNMLLTDSRTLYAHCGKRLCYLTRRAPFGKATLIDEDWQVDFAQETTEHDVVTVIATQALTRDECWTDLARGDVLTLRDGAIRLLRPANLA